The proteins below are encoded in one region of Fimbriimonadaceae bacterium:
- a CDS encoding M28 family peptidase produces the protein MPRPLNLAFLALASLALAQAPPRVSQERLRDHLEFVASDLMEGRDTPSRGLDVTALYLATQCKLMGLRSVLPGGSYWQTIPLSQPRVEADSLVFEVNGKALQAGTDYAPRPTQGAAQGEMVYLGNGWVVPAQRLDPYQGVDIKGKIAVVNGQTPDGVSLRRGSQTDAVAPAQAALQRGAVAIVQINRLPGAASIESSYRQATQSRRASPPGEPGGATIPTVTMTQAAADAAFGQGAANGEMKPGTKLGNGRLEIKVTGTDVRTQNVVAVIEGRDPQLKGEYIAIGAHYDHLGLANQGEDRVFNGADDDGSGTVSLLEIARVLSLPENRPKRSVVFVWHTGEERGLWGSDFFTKNPPFPRENIVAQLNIDMIGRSRTSPDPDPKFPRLTARNEVHVVGARRLSTELGDVIWAVNKKTFNLSLNTAYDAPDDPERIYFRSDHYNYARYGIPVAFFFSGIHEDYHRVSDEVEKIDFVKMADVAQTVAMVAKELGNRKDRPKVDKPIEGGR, from the coding sequence ATGCCGCGCCCGCTCAACCTCGCCTTCCTTGCCCTGGCCAGCCTCGCCCTCGCCCAGGCGCCCCCAAGAGTCTCGCAGGAGCGCTTGCGCGACCACCTGGAGTTCGTGGCAAGCGATCTGATGGAGGGGCGCGACACGCCCTCCCGCGGCCTTGACGTGACCGCGCTCTACTTGGCGACCCAGTGCAAGCTCATGGGTTTGAGGTCGGTCTTGCCGGGCGGCTCCTACTGGCAGACGATCCCGCTTTCCCAGCCACGGGTCGAGGCCGACTCCTTGGTCTTCGAGGTGAACGGGAAGGCGCTACAGGCCGGCACCGACTATGCCCCGCGTCCGACCCAGGGGGCAGCGCAAGGCGAGATGGTCTATTTGGGGAACGGGTGGGTCGTGCCCGCGCAGCGACTCGACCCCTACCAAGGGGTGGATATAAAGGGGAAGATCGCTGTCGTCAACGGCCAGACGCCGGACGGCGTCTCCCTTCGCCGAGGGTCGCAAACCGACGCGGTCGCCCCGGCCCAGGCGGCGCTCCAGCGCGGGGCCGTGGCGATCGTGCAGATCAACCGGCTGCCCGGAGCCGCAAGCATTGAGTCCAGCTATCGCCAGGCCACGCAGTCTCGCCGCGCGAGTCCGCCGGGCGAACCCGGAGGGGCGACGATTCCGACCGTCACGATGACCCAGGCGGCGGCTGACGCGGCCTTTGGGCAGGGCGCCGCAAACGGCGAGATGAAGCCCGGCACCAAACTGGGCAACGGCCGGCTTGAGATCAAAGTGACGGGCACGGACGTCCGGACGCAGAACGTGGTGGCGGTGATCGAGGGGCGCGATCCTCAGCTCAAGGGCGAATACATCGCCATCGGCGCGCACTACGACCACTTGGGCCTGGCGAACCAGGGCGAGGACCGAGTCTTCAACGGGGCCGACGACGATGGTTCCGGCACGGTGTCGCTCCTCGAGATCGCGAGGGTCTTGAGCTTGCCCGAGAACCGTCCCAAACGCTCGGTCGTCTTCGTTTGGCACACGGGCGAGGAGAGAGGGCTTTGGGGCTCGGACTTCTTCACGAAGAACCCGCCTTTCCCGCGGGAGAACATCGTCGCCCAGCTGAACATCGACATGATCGGCCGGTCCCGCACGAGCCCCGACCCAGACCCGAAGTTTCCGCGCCTCACGGCGCGGAACGAAGTGCACGTGGTGGGTGCGCGCCGCCTGAGCACCGAGCTCGGCGACGTGATCTGGGCCGTTAACAAAAAGACGTTCAACCTTTCCTTGAACACGGCCTACGACGCGCCGGACGATCCTGAGCGGATCTACTTCCGCAGCGACCACTACAACTATGCGCGGTATGGCATCCCCGTCGCGTTCTTCTTCAGCGGCATCCACGAGGACTACCACCGGGTCTCGGACGAGGTCGAGAAGATCGACTTCGTAAAGATGGCGGACGTGGCGCAGACGGTGGCGATGGTTGCCAAAGAGCTTGGCAACCGCAAAGACCGGCCGAAGGTCGATAAACCGATCGAGGGTGGCCGGTAG